From Flavobacterium alkalisoli, the proteins below share one genomic window:
- a CDS encoding rhomboid family protein, translated as MGILDDLKMEYRIGGITQRLIFWNVGLFAIPMVFFSVLSLFSVDLSFLRWDLASTNDWFSLSSNPEDLLWKPWSIISYMFLHAGIFHLLFNMMMLYFAGRLFLTFFTQKQMFGMYILGGVFAGFLYIVSYNLLPAFSVGGSKMVGASAAVMTVLIATAVYQPYYQVRLMLIGTVKLWHIAVVFVILDLIQASGSNAGGHIAHLGGALFGYIYIRLLQNGTDLSSIVTSVIDFFANLFKPKKKTPFKKVYKNNNVSRPASSLTNQPKDITQKRIDDILDKISKSGYESLTKEEKDFLSKAGK; from the coding sequence ATGGGGATTTTAGATGATTTAAAAATGGAGTATCGTATAGGAGGCATTACCCAAAGGCTTATTTTTTGGAATGTAGGTCTGTTTGCTATTCCAATGGTGTTTTTTAGTGTTTTATCTCTGTTTAGTGTTGATTTATCTTTTCTAAGATGGGATCTTGCATCGACCAATGACTGGTTTAGCCTTTCTTCAAATCCTGAAGACTTATTATGGAAGCCTTGGTCTATTATATCTTATATGTTTTTGCATGCAGGTATATTTCATTTGCTTTTTAATATGATGATGCTCTATTTTGCCGGAAGGTTGTTTTTAACCTTTTTTACGCAAAAGCAAATGTTTGGTATGTATATACTGGGAGGTGTATTTGCCGGATTTTTATATATAGTAAGCTATAATCTACTGCCTGCTTTTAGTGTAGGAGGGAGCAAAATGGTAGGTGCTTCAGCAGCTGTTATGACGGTTCTTATTGCTACGGCAGTTTATCAGCCTTATTATCAGGTTAGGCTTATGCTTATAGGTACCGTTAAGTTATGGCATATTGCTGTTGTATTTGTAATACTGGATCTTATACAGGCTTCTGGATCTAATGCAGGTGGGCATATCGCACACTTGGGAGGTGCTCTTTTTGGATATATTTATATAAGGCTATTGCAAAACGGAACCGATCTTAGTAGTATTGTAACTTCGGTAATCGATTTTTTTGCTAACTTGTTTAAACCTAAGAAAAAGACACCTTTTAAAAAGGTATATAAAAATAATAATGTTTCCAGGCCTGCATCATCTCTTACAAATCAGCCTAAAGATATTACCCAAAAAAGAATAGACGATATATTAGATAAGATTAGTAAGTCGGGCTATGAGAGCCTTACAAAAGAGGAAAAAGATTTTTTAAGTAAAGCAGGTAAGTAA
- a CDS encoding rhomboid family intramembrane serine protease: MMRITETVKQLIIINILFFIGTIVVPQAYSFLALHFPLNPEFKLWQPVTHMFMHGNVPHILFNMLGLWMFGSALEHFWGTSKFLFFYLSCGIGAALVNIGIDYALFNNALQVLIENGYSKADILSVLNEGKILVAWKDVLSPIQLQNLVSSYMTSGVGASGALYGIMIAFAFMFPNAELMLIFFPIPIKAKYFVPGLLAFDLFMGVKGNAVIGQGDGVAHFAHLGGALVGFLIMWYWKKNQFNKNRWN, translated from the coding sequence ATGATGCGAATTACCGAAACTGTTAAGCAGTTAATTATTATAAATATACTTTTTTTTATAGGGACAATAGTTGTTCCGCAAGCTTATTCATTTTTAGCTTTACATTTTCCTTTAAATCCTGAATTTAAACTTTGGCAGCCTGTTACCCATATGTTTATGCATGGTAATGTACCTCATATTTTGTTTAATATGTTGGGACTTTGGATGTTTGGTAGTGCATTGGAACATTTTTGGGGAACATCTAAGTTTCTTTTCTTTTACTTATCATGTGGTATTGGTGCTGCTCTTGTTAACATAGGGATTGATTATGCTTTATTTAATAATGCGTTACAGGTGCTTATAGAGAATGGATATTCTAAAGCAGATATTTTAAGTGTATTAAATGAAGGGAAAATTCTGGTAGCCTGGAAGGATGTGCTTTCACCCATTCAGTTACAAAACCTTGTAAGCTCATATATGACTTCCGGAGTTGGAGCATCAGGAGCTTTATACGGAATAATGATTGCTTTTGCTTTTATGTTTCCTAACGCTGAGTTAATGTTGATTTTCTTCCCAATACCTATAAAAGCAAAATACTTTGTACCCGGACTTTTGGCTTTTGATTTATTTATGGGGGTAAAAGGTAATGCAGTAATAGGGCAGGGAGACGGCGTTGCCCATTTTGCCCATTTAGGCGGGGCACTCGTAGGTTTCCTCATTATGTGGTACTGGAAGAAGAATCAGTTTAATAAAAATCGCTGGAACTAG
- the mutL gene encoding DNA mismatch repair endonuclease MutL — protein MSSIIQLLPDHVANQIAAGEVVQRPASVVKELLENSVDASATEIKLIVKDAGKTLVQVIDNGKGMSVTDSRLCFERHATSKIRHAEDLFSLGTKGFRGEALASIAAIAHVEMKTKQEQDELGTHLIIEGSKFVSQDVAVVPKGTSFSIKNLFFNIPARRNFLKSDTVEFRHIVDEFERVAMAHANIHFVLIHNGSEMFNLPASNTRQRIVNIFGGRTNEKLVPVNETTEIVSINGFVCKPEFAKKNRGEQFFFVNDRFIKSGYLHHAVMAAYEGLLKDGTQPGYFLYLDVPPNSIDINIHPTKTEIKFDDEHALYAILRSSIKHSLGQFNVAPVLDFERDNTLDTPYDYEGKDVSMPTIQVDSTFNPFADDTPIKSSSSSSFGSSRSSSSSSYSSPSFRKADKMPAWESLYNGLDTASDEITEVNFESEEVTGSLFNDEDVEQAVYKTYQIHKKYIVSPIKSGMVIIDQKRAHQRILYEQFLANITVQHGSSQQLLFPLTLHFNKSELAIISEMKEALQNTGFVFAEFNSDHIVVSGLPVNVTESEVSILLEELLNDLQQEVPDSSFSQSDSIAKSMARSLAVKTGVQLSDKEQETMVNSLFACKEPGVSPFNKPTFITMSVEDLDKRFAL, from the coding sequence ATGTCGAGTATTATCCAACTTCTTCCTGACCACGTTGCCAACCAGATAGCTGCCGGAGAGGTGGTACAAAGGCCGGCTTCGGTAGTGAAAGAATTACTGGAAAATTCGGTCGATGCAAGCGCAACAGAGATAAAACTTATAGTTAAAGATGCAGGAAAAACCTTAGTACAGGTTATAGATAACGGAAAAGGTATGAGTGTTACCGATTCCCGACTGTGTTTTGAGCGCCATGCTACTTCAAAAATACGCCATGCCGAAGATTTGTTTTCCCTTGGTACAAAAGGTTTTAGGGGAGAAGCGCTGGCGTCTATAGCGGCTATCGCTCATGTTGAAATGAAAACCAAACAGGAACAGGACGAACTGGGTACACATCTTATTATAGAAGGCAGCAAGTTTGTAAGCCAGGATGTGGCTGTAGTGCCTAAAGGTACTTCGTTTTCCATTAAAAACCTTTTCTTTAATATTCCGGCAAGGCGTAATTTCCTTAAATCGGATACGGTTGAATTCCGTCATATAGTTGATGAGTTTGAAAGGGTGGCTATGGCGCATGCCAATATTCATTTTGTACTGATACATAACGGTAGCGAAATGTTTAACCTTCCCGCTTCAAATACACGCCAGCGTATTGTAAATATTTTTGGCGGTCGAACTAACGAAAAATTAGTTCCTGTAAACGAAACTACCGAGATAGTAAGCATTAACGGATTTGTTTGCAAGCCTGAATTTGCCAAGAAAAACAGGGGAGAGCAGTTCTTTTTTGTAAACGACAGGTTTATTAAGAGCGGCTACCTACATCATGCGGTAATGGCTGCTTATGAGGGATTGCTTAAAGACGGGACACAACCGGGATATTTCTTATACCTTGATGTTCCGCCAAACAGTATAGATATCAATATACACCCTACAAAAACAGAAATTAAATTTGACGATGAGCATGCGCTCTATGCCATATTGCGTTCGTCTATAAAACATAGCCTGGGTCAGTTTAATGTGGCTCCGGTACTCGATTTTGAAAGGGATAATACCCTTGATACACCTTATGATTACGAAGGAAAGGACGTTTCTATGCCTACCATACAGGTAGACTCTACGTTTAATCCTTTTGCTGATGATACTCCGATAAAGTCTTCATCCTCATCTTCGTTTGGTTCTTCACGAAGCTCGTCTTCGTCTTCATATTCTTCGCCGTCTTTCAGGAAAGCTGACAAGATGCCTGCATGGGAAAGTTTATATAACGGACTGGATACTGCATCTGACGAAATTACCGAAGTGAATTTTGAATCGGAAGAAGTGACAGGTTCACTTTTTAACGATGAGGATGTAGAGCAGGCGGTATACAAGACGTATCAGATTCATAAGAAATATATAGTAAGCCCAATTAAGTCGGGAATGGTGATAATAGACCAGAAACGTGCACATCAGCGTATATTGTATGAGCAGTTTCTTGCCAATATTACCGTGCAGCATGGCTCAAGCCAACAATTGCTTTTCCCACTTACCCTTCACTTTAATAAAAGCGAGCTGGCAATAATAAGTGAAATGAAGGAAGCTTTACAAAATACTGGCTTTGTTTTTGCTGAGTTTAACAGCGACCATATAGTGGTTTCCGGTTTGCCTGTAAACGTGACAGAAAGCGAGGTTTCTATACTTTTAGAAGAGCTTTTAAACGATTTACAGCAGGAAGTACCAGACAGTAGTTTTAGCCAAAGCGACAGCATAGCAAAATCTATGGCAAGAAGTCTTGCGGTTAAGACAGGGGTACAACTTTCTGATAAAGAGCAGGAAACTATGGTCAACTCGCTTTTTGCCTGCAAAGAGCCCGGAGTTTCACCTTTTAATAAACCTACTTTCATCACCATGAGTGTGGAAGACCTAGATAAACGATTTGCCCTATGA
- a CDS encoding tetratricopeptide repeat protein, with amino-acid sequence MKNFLLPLYLFIHLSILLIIILHEMGHAMFAVLFSNKEATIYLGSHGNQKKSLNFKIGLFNFYIKKNIFKWSGGLCKNGGEMNFYQSAIYLLAGPLLPLLTGILLLFISRKYNSEYFYGFSFVFTGMSFLSLVQNLYPKKNGISLKSGAIIPNDGYSLVRLFRYKKRYPEYVKAINLFNEKKYSEGVLIFKDLIDKGLNDDNIIKVAIGSALMSKNYKIAEQIINEYGDSIEPDANHYINMGYFYSIMENHDKAMEYYSKSLKLNKSWHAYNNIGYHLNLSGNYTEALGYFDKAIAINPHAYPFNNRGLAKIKLGNVEEGLADLEHGHTLDPENSYYYKNKGIYYYDLNEYSKALEHFKKAKEMDADTYKIDFDIEQAEQQFAKLNI; translated from the coding sequence ATGAAAAATTTTTTACTTCCATTATATCTTTTTATCCATTTGAGTATCTTATTAATTATTATTCTTCATGAGATGGGACATGCCATGTTTGCTGTTTTATTTTCTAATAAAGAAGCAACTATTTATCTGGGCTCACACGGCAATCAAAAAAAGAGTTTAAACTTTAAGATTGGACTTTTCAATTTTTACATTAAAAAAAATATATTTAAATGGAGCGGAGGACTATGCAAAAATGGGGGTGAAATGAATTTTTATCAATCCGCAATATATCTATTGGCCGGACCTCTTTTACCCTTATTGACAGGTATATTGTTACTATTTATATCAAGAAAATATAATAGTGAATATTTTTATGGTTTTTCATTCGTTTTTACCGGGATGAGTTTTTTGAGCCTTGTACAAAATCTTTACCCTAAAAAAAACGGAATAAGCCTAAAAAGCGGAGCTATTATACCTAACGATGGCTACTCACTAGTCAGATTGTTTCGATATAAAAAAAGATACCCTGAATATGTTAAAGCTATCAATCTTTTCAATGAAAAAAAATACAGTGAGGGTGTTTTAATTTTTAAAGATCTTATAGACAAAGGACTCAACGACGACAATATTATTAAAGTAGCCATAGGTTCTGCCCTTATGTCAAAAAACTATAAAATTGCAGAACAAATTATTAATGAATATGGAGATAGCATAGAACCTGATGCTAATCATTACATCAATATGGGTTATTTCTATTCAATCATGGAAAATCATGATAAGGCAATGGAATACTATTCTAAATCACTTAAATTAAATAAAAGTTGGCATGCTTATAACAATATTGGCTATCACCTAAACCTTTCTGGTAATTATACCGAAGCTCTTGGTTATTTTGACAAGGCCATAGCTATAAATCCACATGCATATCCGTTTAATAATCGTGGACTGGCAAAAATTAAATTAGGCAACGTTGAAGAAGGCCTTGCCGACCTTGAACATGGACATACACTGGACCCAGAAAATTCGTATTATTATAAAAATAAAGGAATTTATTATTATGATCTAAACGAATACTCTAAAGCTCTTGAGCATTTTAAAAAGGCCAAGGAAATGGATGCAGATACCTATAAAATTGATTTTGACATTGAACAAGCAGAACAGCAATTTGCAAAACTAAATATATGA
- a CDS encoding DUF3467 domain-containing protein, translating to MSDQKQQPGQINIELDEKTAEGIYSNLAIINHSASEFVVDFVTIMPGVPKAKVKSRIVLTPQHAKRLLKALGENIQRFEAAHGPISETEQPPLPLSFGPAGQA from the coding sequence ATGAGTGATCAAAAACAGCAACCGGGACAAATAAATATTGAACTGGATGAAAAAACAGCTGAAGGTATCTATTCTAACCTGGCAATTATAAACCACTCAGCTTCTGAGTTTGTAGTGGACTTTGTAACCATTATGCCAGGCGTGCCTAAAGCTAAAGTTAAATCACGAATTGTATTAACGCCTCAGCATGCCAAAAGGCTGCTTAAGGCACTAGGCGAGAATATCCAGCGCTTTGAAGCCGCTCACGGCCCGATAAGCGAAACGGAACAACCGCCGCTTCCTTTGAGTTTTGGGCCTGCAGGTCAGGCTTAA
- the rpoC gene encoding DNA-directed RNA polymerase subunit beta', translating to MTRLKDKNTVKRFNQISIGLASPESILAESRGEVLKPETINYRTHKPERDGLFCERIFGPVKDFECACGKYKRIRYKGIVCDRCGVEVTEKKVRRDRVGHINLVVPIAHIWYFRSLPNKIGYLLGLPSKKLDMIIYYERYVVIQPGIAKGPDGEALKELDFLTEEEYLNIADSLPMENQYLDDTDPNKFIAKMGAECIMDLLARIDLDQLSYDLRHSANTETSKQRKTEALKRLQVVESFREANLNRENRPEWMILKVIPVIPPELRPLVPLDGGRFATSDLNDLYRRVIIRNNRLKRLMEIKAPEVILRNEKRMLQESVDSLFDNTRKASAVKTESNRPLKSLSDSLKGKQGRFRQNLLGKRVDYSARSVIVVGPEMKLFECGLPKDMAAELYKPFVIRKLIERGIVKTVKSAKKIIDKKEPVVWDILENVIKGHPVLLNRAPTLHRLGIQAFQPKLIEGKAIQLHPLVCTAFNADFDGDQMAVHLPLGPEAILEAQLLMLASHNILNPANGAPITVPSQDMVLGLYYMTKERLSTDTHKILGEGLTFYSAEEVNIALNEGRVELNASVKVRAKDFNKEGELVYQIIKTTAGRVLFNEVVPEAAGYINEVLTKKSLRDIIGKILNATDVPTTAAFLDNIKDMGYRFAFRGGLSFSLGDIIIPARKEELIADANEQVDAISMNYNMGLITNNERYNQVIDVWTSTNALLTELAMKNIREDQQGFNSVYMMLDSGARGSKEQIRQLTGMRGLMAKPKKSTAGGGEIIENPILSNFKEGLSILEYFISTHGARKGLADTALKTADAGYLTRRLHDVSQDVIVNSVDCGTLRGIEVTALKKNEEVVESLGERILGRVALQDVINPLTSEVLVHAGEQITEAEVRAITASPIESVEVRSPLTCEAPKGICAKCYGRNLATAKMTQKGEAVGVIAAQSIGEPGTQLTLRTFHVGGTAGNISEESSIITKFRGRLEIEDLKTVKGEDSEGNEVDIVVSRSTELKLVDENTGIVLNTHNIPYGSSFYVKDGQLVDEGTVICKWDPYNGVIISEFTGKIAYEDIEQGQSFIVEIDEQTGFQEKVISEARNKKLIPTLLIYGNDGELIRSYNLPVGAHLMVDNGEKIKAGKVLVKIPRRSSKAGDITGGLPRITELLEARNPSNPAVVSEIDGVVSFGKIKRGNREIVIESKFGEIKKYLVKLSNQILVQENDYVKAGMPLSDGAITPDDILRIQGPSAVQQYLVNEIQEVYRLQGVKINDKHFEVVIRQMMRKVKIEDPGDTLFLEDQLAHTSDFIVENDKLYGMKVVEDAGDSDTLKPGQIITPRELRDENSILKRGDKNLVVARDVVPATATPILQGITRASLQTKSFISAASFQETTKVLNEAAVAGKVDGLEGLKENVIVGHRIPAGTGMRDYDNIIVGSKEEYNELLTPKEEFNY from the coding sequence ATGACGAGATTAAAAGATAAAAATACCGTTAAAAGATTTAACCAGATTTCGATAGGTCTTGCTTCTCCGGAGTCAATCCTTGCCGAATCAAGAGGTGAGGTGTTAAAACCGGAAACCATTAACTATCGTACCCACAAACCGGAAAGGGACGGACTTTTCTGTGAGCGTATCTTTGGTCCTGTAAAAGACTTTGAGTGTGCTTGTGGTAAATACAAAAGAATCCGTTATAAAGGAATCGTTTGTGACCGTTGTGGTGTAGAGGTTACGGAGAAAAAAGTACGTCGTGACAGAGTAGGACACATCAATCTTGTTGTGCCTATTGCTCACATATGGTACTTCCGTTCATTACCAAACAAAATTGGTTATCTTCTTGGCCTTCCGTCTAAGAAATTAGACATGATCATATACTATGAAAGGTATGTGGTTATCCAGCCGGGTATTGCTAAGGGTCCTGATGGGGAGGCGCTTAAAGAACTAGACTTTTTAACAGAGGAGGAGTACCTGAATATTGCAGATTCTCTTCCGATGGAAAATCAATACTTAGACGATACAGACCCTAACAAGTTTATCGCTAAAATGGGTGCTGAGTGTATTATGGATTTATTGGCAAGAATCGATCTTGACCAGTTATCTTATGACCTACGTCACAGCGCAAATACAGAAACGTCTAAACAACGTAAAACAGAAGCACTTAAAAGATTACAGGTTGTAGAATCTTTCCGTGAGGCTAACCTTAACAGGGAAAACCGCCCTGAGTGGATGATTCTTAAAGTTATACCAGTTATCCCGCCAGAGCTTCGTCCGTTAGTACCTCTTGATGGTGGACGTTTTGCTACGTCTGACCTTAATGACCTTTACAGAAGGGTTATTATCCGTAACAACCGTCTTAAGAGATTAATGGAGATTAAAGCACCGGAAGTTATCCTTCGTAACGAAAAACGTATGCTTCAGGAATCTGTTGACTCGTTATTCGATAACACAAGAAAAGCTTCTGCTGTTAAAACAGAATCAAACAGGCCGCTTAAATCGCTTTCAGATTCATTAAAAGGTAAACAGGGACGTTTCCGTCAAAACCTACTTGGTAAACGTGTTGACTATTCTGCACGTTCGGTAATTGTTGTTGGTCCTGAGATGAAACTGTTTGAGTGTGGTCTTCCAAAAGATATGGCTGCTGAGCTTTACAAACCATTCGTTATCCGTAAGCTTATCGAAAGAGGTATTGTAAAAACAGTTAAATCGGCTAAAAAGATAATCGATAAAAAAGAGCCTGTAGTATGGGATATCCTTGAAAACGTAATTAAAGGACACCCTGTATTACTTAACCGTGCTCCTACGCTTCACCGTTTAGGTATTCAGGCATTCCAGCCTAAACTTATTGAAGGTAAAGCGATTCAGCTGCACCCGTTAGTGTGTACGGCGTTTAACGCCGACTTTGACGGTGACCAGATGGCGGTTCACTTACCGCTAGGACCGGAGGCTATTCTTGAGGCACAGCTATTAATGCTTGCTTCACACAACATACTTAACCCTGCTAACGGTGCGCCTATTACTGTACCATCTCAGGACATGGTTCTTGGTCTTTACTATATGACCAAAGAACGTTTGTCTACAGATACGCACAAGATTTTAGGTGAAGGCCTTACTTTCTATTCTGCTGAAGAAGTAAACATTGCTTTAAACGAAGGTAGAGTAGAGCTTAACGCTTCTGTAAAAGTTAGGGCTAAAGACTTTAACAAAGAAGGTGAACTTGTTTACCAAATTATAAAAACTACTGCAGGTAGGGTATTATTCAACGAAGTCGTACCTGAAGCAGCAGGATATATCAATGAGGTATTAACTAAAAAATCGTTAAGGGATATTATCGGTAAGATTTTAAATGCTACCGATGTACCTACAACGGCTGCCTTCCTTGATAATATTAAAGATATGGGTTACCGTTTCGCATTTAGAGGTGGTCTTTCTTTCAGCTTAGGTGATATTATTATCCCTGCAAGAAAAGAGGAGCTTATCGCTGATGCAAACGAGCAGGTAGATGCTATTTCCATGAACTATAACATGGGTCTTATTACCAATAACGAGCGTTACAACCAGGTTATTGACGTATGGACTTCTACTAACGCATTACTTACTGAGCTTGCAATGAAAAACATTAGAGAAGACCAGCAAGGTTTCAACTCGGTGTACATGATGCTTGACTCTGGGGCGAGGGGTTCTAAGGAGCAGATTCGTCAGTTAACAGGTATGCGTGGTTTGATGGCTAAGCCTAAGAAATCGACTGCCGGTGGTGGTGAGATTATCGAAAACCCTATCTTATCAAACTTTAAAGAAGGTCTTTCAATCCTTGAGTACTTTATCTCTACTCACGGTGCTCGTAAAGGTCTTGCGGATACGGCTCTTAAAACTGCCGATGCGGGTTACCTTACAAGGAGGCTGCATGACGTTTCTCAGGACGTTATTGTAAACTCTGTAGACTGTGGTACTTTAAGAGGTATTGAGGTTACTGCCCTTAAGAAAAACGAAGAGGTAGTAGAATCTCTTGGAGAAAGAATATTAGGACGTGTAGCTTTACAGGATGTTATCAATCCGCTTACTTCAGAAGTTCTTGTTCACGCTGGTGAGCAGATTACTGAAGCAGAAGTTAGAGCTATTACAGCTTCACCAATTGAAAGCGTAGAAGTACGTTCTCCATTAACATGTGAGGCTCCTAAAGGTATATGTGCAAAATGTTACGGACGTAACCTTGCTACAGCTAAAATGACACAAAAAGGTGAGGCAGTAGGTGTTATTGCAGCACAGTCAATTGGTGAGCCGGGTACACAGCTTACACTACGTACGTTCCACGTGGGTGGTACCGCTGGTAACATTTCTGAGGAATCAAGCATCATCACTAAATTCCGTGGTAGACTTGAAATCGAAGACCTTAAAACAGTTAAAGGTGAAGACAGCGAAGGTAATGAGGTAGATATCGTGGTATCACGTTCTACTGAGTTAAAACTTGTTGACGAGAACACCGGAATTGTTTTAAACACACACAACATCCCTTACGGTTCTAGTTTCTATGTGAAAGACGGTCAGTTAGTTGATGAAGGTACTGTAATATGTAAATGGGACCCTTATAACGGGGTAATTATATCTGAGTTTACCGGTAAAATTGCTTATGAAGATATCGAGCAGGGACAATCGTTCATTGTTGAGATCGATGAGCAGACCGGATTCCAGGAGAAAGTAATCTCTGAAGCAAGGAATAAGAAATTAATCCCTACTTTATTGATCTATGGAAATGATGGCGAACTAATCCGTTCTTACAACTTACCGGTAGGTGCCCACCTTATGGTAGATAACGGTGAGAAGATTAAGGCTGGTAAGGTACTTGTTAAGATACCTAGGCGTTCATCTAAAGCGGGTGATATTACCGGTGGTTTACCAAGGATTACCGAGCTTCTTGAAGCACGTAACCCTTCTAACCCGGCAGTAGTATCTGAAATTGACGGTGTAGTATCATTTGGTAAGATCAAGAGAGGTAACCGTGAGATTGTAATTGAGTCTAAATTTGGTGAGATCAAGAAATATCTTGTAAAACTTTCTAACCAGATACTTGTTCAGGAGAATGACTACGTGAAAGCGGGTATGCCACTTTCAGACGGTGCTATTACTCCGGACGATATCTTAAGAATACAGGGGCCTTCTGCAGTACAGCAGTACCTTGTAAATGAGATTCAGGAAGTTTACCGACTACAGGGTGTAAAAATCAACGATAAGCACTTTGAGGTTGTTATCCGTCAGATGATGCGTAAAGTGAAGATTGAAGATCCGGGAGATACATTATTCTTAGAAGATCAGTTAGCTCATACTAGCGACTTTATCGTTGAGAATGATAAACTTTACGGAATGAAAGTTGTTGAAGATGCTGGTGATTCTGATACCCTTAAACCGGGTCAGATCATTACTCCTCGTGAGTTAAGGGATGAGAATTCAATCCTTAAGCGTGGTGACAAAAACCTTGTTGTGGCAAGAGACGTTGTTCCGGCAACTGCTACTCCAATACTTCAGGGTATTACAAGAGCATCGCTTCAAACTAAATCGTTCATCTCTGCAGCATCGTTCCAGGAAACTACAAAAGTACTTAACGAGGCAGCAGTAGCTGGTAAGGTTGACGGACTTGAAGGACTTAAAGAGAACGTTATTGTAGGACACAGAATACCTGCTGGTACAGGTATGAGGGATTATGATAACATTATCGTAGGTTCTAAAGAAGAGTATAATGAATTACTAACTCCTAAAGAGGAATTTAATTACTAA